A section of the Pristiophorus japonicus isolate sPriJap1 chromosome 4, sPriJap1.hap1, whole genome shotgun sequence genome encodes:
- the lrfn5a gene encoding leucine-rich repeat and fibronectin type-III domain-containing protein 5, translated as MEKLLFYLLLIGTTVKAQVCPKRCVCQNLSPNLATLCAKKGLLFIPPNIDRRTVELRLGDNFITIIKRKDFANMTSLVDLTLSRNTINYVAPQAFADLRNLRALHLNSNRLTQITNDIFSGLSNLHHLVVNNNQLIDISFEAFNDILLSLEELDVSYNNLKSIPWEAVQKMVNLHTFSMDHNMIEQIDEGTFSHLHKLTRLDMTSNKLRKLPPDPLFTRAQVLAHSGLLNPPSFTLSFGGNPLHCNCELLWLRRLSREDDLETCASPPHLTGRYFWSIPEEEFICDQPLITRYTHELRVLEGQRATLKCKAIGDPDPSIHWTSPEGKLISNSSRTALYNNGTLDILITTVKDTGTFTCIASNAAGETTAVVELHIIKLPHLVNSTKHIHEPDPGSSDISTSTKSGSNTSNSVSDTKAKPEKRVAVAETSSSSALIKFNLQHNIPGIRMFQIQYNGSYDDSLVYRMIPSTSKTFLVTNLAAGTQYDLCVLAIYDDGITSLTATRVVGCIQFTTDQDYVRCHFMPSQFLGGTMIIIIGGIIVASVLVFIIILMIRYKVCNNNDPHKMTKVSNVYSQTNGAHLQMCGGILPDSNSKVIMGHEENTQYHKDASNNKTQPSDSAVSQDCATTTSIMPPDWTTGLSASQQLKRKAGPKSSVETPMEAFTNVDSPKKKRENTAILQKPPCALISLKETPTFRRAQSKSIKYLTLPTETSRAKRRYSLNGDLSEYQIYTHSQKISSLWSKRSMSMNGMLLQLENSDADSGKATFSSSEWIMESTV; from the exons ATGGAAAAACTGCTTTTTTATCTGCTGTTAATTGGCACGACGGTGAAGGCCCAGGTCTGTCCCAAGCGTTGCGTCTGTCAGAATCTGTCTCCAAACCTTGCAACTCTTTGTGCCAAAAAAGGACTTCTCTTTATCCCACCAAACATTGACAGAAGGACAGTAGAGCTACGTTTGGGAGATAATTTCATTACAATCATTAAAAGAAAAGACTTTGCTAACATGACCAGCCTGGTTGACCTTACCTTGTCAAGGAATACAATAAATTATGTTGCACCACAAGCATTTGCTGACCTGCGCAATCTGCGGGCCTTACATTTGAACAGCAACAGACTAACCCAGATTACAAATGACATATTTAGTGGACTTTCAAACCTTCACCATTTAGTAGTTAATAACAATCAACTAATTGACATTTCCTTTGAAGCTTTTAATGATATTTTATTGTCTCTTGAAGAGTTGGATGTATCCTATAATAATTTAAAATCTATTCCCTGGGAAGCAGTTCAGAAGATGGTCAACTTGCATACATTCAGCatggaccataacatgattgaacaaATTGATGAGGGGACCTTCTCACATCTTCACAAGTTGACCCGATTGGATATGACATCTAATAAATTGCGGAAGCTCCCACCTGATCCATTATTCACCAGAGCTCAGGTATTAGCCCACTCCGGGCTTTTGAACCCACCAAGTTTTACATTAAGTTTTGGAGGGAATCCCTTGCATTGCAACTGCGAGTTGCTCTGGCTGCGCCGTCTTTCAAGGGAGGATGATCTGGAGACCTGTGCCTCACCTCCACATTTAACAGGCCGATACTTTTGGTCGATTCCAGAAGAAGAGTTTATCTGTGATCAACCTCTCATTACTCGCTATACACATGAGCTCAGAGTTTTGGAAGGCCAACGTGCGACATTGAAGTGCAAGGCCATCGGGGACCCAGATCCCTCCATCCACTGGACTTCACCTGAAGGCAAGCTCATATCAAATTCATCGCGGACAGCCTTATATAATAATGGAACCCTAGACATCCTCATAACTACTGTCAAAGATACAGGCACTTTCACCTGCATTGCTTCAAATGCTGCTGGAGAAACCACTGCAGTGGTGGAACTTCATATAATCAAACTCCCGCATTTAGTCAACAGTACAAAGCACATTCATGAGCCTGATCCTGGCTCATCGGACATTTCTACTTCCACTAAATCTGGTTCAAACACTAGTAATAGTGTTAGTGACACTAAGGCCAAACCAGAAAAGAGGGTGGCAGTTGCTGAAACATCATCGTCATCTGCACTTATTAAATTTAATTTGCAACATAATATCCCTGGTATTCGTATGTTCCAGATTCAGTATAATGGTTCTTATGATGACTCGCTTGTCTACAG AATGATTCCTTCCACAAGCAAAACATTCCTTGTCACTAACTTGGCTGCAGGAACACAATATGACTTATGTGTCTTGGCGATCTACGATGATGGAATCACCTCCCTCACAGCTACAAGGGTTGTCGGCTGCATACAGTTTACCACAGACCAGGATTACGTTCGCTGCCATTTTATGCCATCTCAGTTTCTGGGAGGAACCATGATAATTATAATAGGTGGAATTATCGTGGCCTCTGTGTTAGTTTTCATTATCATTCTTATGATTAGATACAAGGTGTGCAACAATAATGACCCACACAAGATGACAAAGGTCAGTAATGTCTACTCTCAGACAAATGGAGCTCATTTGCAAATGTGTGGCGGAATATTACCCGACTCAAATTCTAAAGTCATCATGGGACATGAAGAGAACACACAGTATCATAAAGATGCCAGTAACAACAAAACGCAACCGTCAGATTCTGCCGTGAGCCAGGACTGTGCTACCACTACCTCCATCATGCCACCTGATTGGACTACAGGTCTTAGTGCTTCTCAACAGCTGAAAAGAAAGGCTGGTCCAAAGTCAAGTGTCGAAACACCAATGGAAGCTTTCACCAATGTCGATTCGCCCAAAAAGAAAAGGGAAAATACTGCCATTTTACAGAAGCCCCCTTGTGCTCTAATTTCCTTGAAAGAGACTCCCACTTTTAGACGAGCACAATCCAAGTCCATCAAATATCTTACTCTGCCAACGGAAACAAGCAGAGCTAAGCGGAGATACTCACTCAATGGAGATTTATCAGAGTATCAAATCTATACTCATTCACAAAAGATTAGCAGCCTGTGGTCAAAAAGGAGCATGTCAATGAATGGGATGTTATTACAGTTGGAAAACTCTGATGCTGATAGTGGGAAAGCCACCTTCTCAAGTTCTGAGTGGATAATGGAAAGCACCGTGTGA